One Scomber scombrus chromosome 4, fScoSco1.1, whole genome shotgun sequence genomic region harbors:
- the si:dkey-90l8.3 gene encoding LIM domain transcription factor LMO4-B, translating into MVNSQASGVPPTPRSCAGCGGKIADRFLLFSMERYWHTRCLKCSCCQAQLGDIGTTCYSKGGMILCRSDYIRLFGHSGACSACGQSIPANEMVMRAQGNVYHLKCFSCATCRNRLMPGDRFHYINGTIFCEHDRPGAALLNSHLPPLQSSNVLTDQKVC; encoded by the exons ATGGTGAACAGCCAAGCGTCAGGCGTACCGCCGACCCCCAGGTCGTGCGCAGGATGCGGGGGGAAGATCGCCGACCGCTTCCTGCTCTTCTCCATGGAGCGCTACTGGCACACTCGCTGCCTCAAGTGCTCTTGCTGCCAGGCCCAGCTGGGGGACATCGGTACCACCTGCTACAGCAAAGGGGGCATGATTCTGTGTCGGAGCGACTACATCAG ACTGTTCGGGCACAGCGGGGCGTGCAGCGCCTGCGGCCAGTCGATCCCAGCCAACGAAATGGTGATGAGGGCGCAGGGAAATGTTTACCACCTCAAG TGTTTCAGCTGTGCCACCTGTAGAAACAGACTGATGCCTGGCGATCGCTTCCATTACATCAACGGTACAATCTTCTGCGAGCACGACAGACCCGGCGCTGCCTTGCTCAACAGCCACCTGCCCCCACTTCAGAGCAGCAACGTGCTGACAGACCagaag GTATGCTGA